From the genome of Lotus japonicus ecotype B-129 chromosome 6, LjGifu_v1.2, one region includes:
- the LOC130723371 gene encoding GDSL esterase/lipase 5-like has translation MSKLNSPLFNFVVSITLFQIIASFSLSTSQSLINEISTTTTKALFIFGDSTVDPGNNNYIDTVPENKADYKPYGQNGFFEKPTGRFSDGRVIVDFIAEYAKLPLLPPFLQPSADSSNGVNFASGGAGVLAETNQGLVIDLQTQLSSFEEVRKSLAEKLGEEKAKELISEAIYFISIGSNDYMGGYLGNPKMQESYNPEQYIGMVIGNLTQAIQILYEKGARNFGFLSLSPLGCLPALRALNQEASNGGCFEVASALALAHNNALSSVLTSLDHILKGFKYCHSNFYDWLQDRINNPKNYGFKEGANACCGIGPYGGIFTCGGTKKVKEYDLCDNSDEYVWWDSFHPTEKIHEQFAKALWNGPPSVVGPYNLDNLFSNIKNKLTIADVVDNPEIEEGQFHF, from the exons ATGTCAAAGCTAAATTCTCCTTTGTTTAACTTTGTTGTTTCAATAACCTTGTTTCAGATCATTGCTTCATTTAGTCTCAGCACATCCCAGAGTCTCATAAACGAGATTAGTACTACTACCACTAAAGCCCTTTTCATCTTTGGGGACTCTACTGTGGATCCTGGCAACAACAACTACATAGACACTGTTCCTGAGAACAAAGCAGATTACAAACCTTATGGACAAAATGGTTTCTTTGAGAAACCCACAGGAAGATTCTCAGATGGCCGTGTCATTGTAGATTTTATAG CTGAATATGCAAAGTTACCCCTGCTTCCTCCATTTTTACAACCATCTGCTGATTCTAGTAACGGTGTCAACTTTGCTTCTGGAGGGGCTGGTGTTCTTGCTGAAACCAATCAGGGATTG GTAATCGACCTTCAAACACAATTAAGTAGTTTTGAAGAAGTGAGGAAATCACTAGCAGAAAAGCTTGGAGAGGAGAAGGCAAAAGAATTGATCTCAGAAGCAATTTATTTCATTAGCATTGGAAGCAACGATTATATGGGTGGTTATCTGGGGAACCCAAAAATGCAAGAAAGCTACAATCCTGAACAATATATTGGAATGGTTATTGGAAACTTGACACAAGCAATCCAA ATTCTATATGAGAAAGGGGCTAGAAATTTTGGTTTTCTAAGTTTGTCTCCTTTGGGATGCTTGCCAGCTCTTAGAGCACTGAACCAGGAAGCTAGCAATGGTGGTTGTTTTGAAGTAGCTTCTGCACTTGCTCTTGCACACAATAATGCTTTGAGCAGTGTTCTCACAAGCCTTGACCACATACTTAAAGGGTTTAAGTACTGTCATTCTAATTTCTATGATTGGCTTCAAGATAGAATAAACAACCCTAAAAATTATG GTTTTAAGGAAGGAGCTAATGCTTGCTGTGGAATTGGCCCATATGGGGGCATTTTTACTTGTGGGGGCACCAAGAAAGTTAAAGAGTATGATTTATGTGACAATAGTGACGAGTATGTATGGTGGGATTCTTTCCACCCAACAGAGAAGATCCATGAGCAATTTGCTAAGGCCTTATGGAATGGACCACCTTCAGTAGTAGGACCATACAATTTAGATAACCTCTTCTCCAACATTAAGAACAAGCTCACTATTGCTGATGTGGTTGATAACCCAGAAATTGAGGAAGGGCAATTTCACTTCTGA